One Micromonospora sp. WMMD1120 genomic region harbors:
- a CDS encoding HNH endonuclease, which produces MPDIRPTVGSGALVLNATYEPLCVVSVRRAAILVLSAKAVCVADGDGILHSARDALPVPSVVRLTRFVRVPYRTHVGLSRRAIFARDGWRCAYCRGPAETIDHVFPRSRGGRHAWENVVAACARCNHTKGDKTPAEMGWRLHALPAAPKGTAWRVLGHRAPDPRWADWLDLREPEAAA; this is translated from the coding sequence ATGCCTGACATACGACCCACGGTGGGCTCCGGCGCGTTGGTCCTCAACGCCACCTACGAGCCGCTGTGTGTCGTGTCGGTGCGCCGCGCCGCGATCCTCGTCCTCTCCGCCAAGGCGGTCTGCGTCGCCGACGGGGACGGCATCCTGCACAGCGCCCGGGACGCGCTCCCGGTGCCGTCGGTGGTCCGGTTGACGCGCTTCGTCCGGGTGCCGTACCGGACGCACGTCGGGTTGTCCCGCCGGGCGATCTTCGCCCGGGACGGCTGGCGGTGCGCCTACTGCCGGGGCCCGGCCGAGACCATCGACCACGTCTTCCCGCGCAGCCGGGGCGGCCGGCACGCCTGGGAGAACGTCGTCGCCGCGTGCGCCCGGTGCAACCACACAAAGGGTGACAAGACGCCGGCCGAGATGGGGTGGCGGTTGCACGCTCTCCCGGCCGCGCCGAAGGGCACCGCCTGGCGGGTGCTCGGGCACCGCGCCCCGGACCCCCGCTGGGCCGACTGGCTCGACCTGCGCGAGCCCGAGGCCGCCGCCTGA